Genomic segment of Dromiciops gliroides isolate mDroGli1 chromosome 3, mDroGli1.pri, whole genome shotgun sequence:
acaaAACCAGCACTTGTTTTTAATTATTAGTTCAgtggttttcttattttaatctcccctttgattttcaggatttcagtttggtgtttaattggggatttaaaacttgttcttttttagttttttttaattgcatgtccaattaattgatcttctctttctctattttgtttatataagtgttagagatataaatttcctcTAAGTGCTGCATCCcccacacacatgtatgtatgtatatgtatgtgtatgtacctgtgtatgtgtatatatgtatatgtatgcatatgtgtacacacatatacatttgccAAAGAactacactatataaatgttttttcatctagatgtgcttttattattttagtaCATAAACCAAAATTTATGCAACTAGAGCAGAGGCTGTGGATGATTCATATTTCCAATTGCGTGGGAACACTCTTTTGGTCTTGTAGTAATGAGCCAGCCTGTGAATTCGGCTCTCGTTGAGAATCAGACGCAATTTAGATTCCttatcctttctgtttctctcaagATGCTTGGGAACAGCAACAGCTTTATTGATCAAGTGAGAAAGATCTTCAGGAAGATCTGGGGAAAGTCCCTTGGACTTGAGAATTCTCAAAATTTTGTTGCCAGTTACAAAGCGCACTTGTGCCACACCATGAGAATACCTCAGGATCACACCGATCTGGGAGGGAGTCAGGCCCTTCTTAGCCAGCTTGTAGATCTGTTCCTTCACGTCTTCCGAGGTGAGCTTCAGCCATGTGGGCACGCTGCGGCAGTACGGCAAAGAGGACTGGGACAGGCCCTTCCCGGGAGCGTGCATGCGACCCATGATGGTGATGatcaggaggagaaagagaggtatAAATGTGTTTTGATCATTATTTAATCATTATTATGAGCCAAAAGATTATAGTCACCTGGGGTAGAAAGCTCTTTTGTTCTTCTAAGGCagaatttcttaaacttttttcgtCTCAAGACCCTTTTACACTTAAAAATTATAGAGgactccaaagagcttttgtttgtgtGTATGATAGCTATTAGTATGTGGTATATTAGAAATCAAAATAGGTAAATTTTAAACTATTATATTGTATAATAATAGTcaataattacatgtaaacaaatatgttTGTGAAAATAATCACTTTTCTAAGACAAAATTTAATGAGAATagaattatttttcacttttttttgagcATTTCAGTTTATAAAGCAATGTATGGCAATTGCCTAACAAATTAGCACCAGGCCCTTCTTCATTTTAGGACTAGGCCCTGAATACCGGAGGAGACAGACTTTTAGACATCAAGAACAAGTAATCAATtaaggccaattaattaaaaggaaataatacaacattaggtaatctgatttctaattggatgaaagattAGGGACATTCCAAGTTGCGAATGGTAAAGTGAAtaggtgcaattccctgaaatgagaaaaaagagataTCCCGATGCCCCCCAAGTATCTGTGAACAaccaaaggaacatggaaacaccTGATTGATCAGTATGGGAACAGTTTTTCAGATAAGACTTATGAGTtacttgagatgtataattgtgagaaaattccttGCAACCATATTTTACATCTGAccaggtttctggtcagcataacatATGTCCTTAATTAAAGGTCTCTAAAAAACAGGTAGAAGTGATCCAGCTTCCCAGTCATGCAGGGCAGGGTTCAAGCAATGTAATaaaggttttctcccaattcccacaattgaataaagcTTTATCACAAGATAGAATTTGGACTAGACCTataatcaaatagaaatggaactgagctagctccaaaaatgaatcacaagatggagtcaatgTGGTccactcaattcccacaattaaccatttgctgtcctaatcccctcagttccctcataagTATATAATAATTTCAACATGTGGcttcctttttttgctttttatcccATATAATAGGgagtgatattttttttaattttagaagtatttcattattttccagttacatctaaagttagttttcaacattcgttttcataggatttatagctccacatttttctctcatcctcctttctctccccctccccaagacacaaagcaatctgatataggttataaatgtacaatcatattaaatatatttctgcattagtcatgtttggaaagaagaatcagaataaaaggggaaaacctcaaaaaaaaatacagaaacagcatggttcaatctgaattcagattccacagttcttttttctggatgtggagagcattttctatcatgaattcattggaattatcttggattattgtattgctgagaagagctaagtctatcacagttggtcatcacacaatattgctgttattgtgtacaatgttcccctggttctgctcactttactcagcatcaattcacttacatcttatttttcacatttttgcaaatttctttaatgtctggcttagcAAAAGGGAGCTGGATTCTCATAGCTGCTTGTTTATTCAATTTATTGCACTATGTTGTTATGGTTGAAATATCTCAAGAAAATCTAGCCTTACACAATTACATAGTTGAAAAAGGGAGATGTATTTTAATAAGATAAtaatatcttattattattataaaaatagttttttatcACTTGGATCCCATGAGAAGTCTCAAGGACCTTCAGGATCTGAagaccacattttgagaactgCTTTAAGGAATTATTTGATTGCCCCTTCAAACTTGAGGgattgaagaaaaatattttttcttctttattttattggttttagatctttattcatttttctaaaaatataaagtataattttattagtaAAATAACTCATGAATTTAATGTTCCTAAAATAATGAGTTAACTTTAGATCTagaaattaagtttttaaaagtattatattggggcacctaggtggcacagtggatagagcaccggccctggattcaggaggacctgagttcaaatctgacctcagacacttgacacttacaagctgtgtgaccctgggcaagtcacttaaccctcattgccctgaaaaaaagagaaagttccttAGACTCTTTTAAGGGAGAATCATATCAGCTGAGCTTGGTGGGCATGCTGACcatccttcttctcccttccccaccttaaACAAAGAAATTCATTCTATGTGTTTCTAGTTAAACTTCCATTTCCAAAGATAAAATTAAACTTCAAGTCATTCAGTGAAAACACATTTGCGCTGATTGTCTGCCTTGAATTGTGCTGCTTTCAGTAGGGAATACAAGATAAATGTTTGTAGGACTTGTGCacgttctgtgttttcttttggcaAAATGTGTGCACGTCCTCTGGCTAAAGGACAAACACTGTGCTTTGTGACAAAGAGACAGACCATAAATGAAATTTCAGTCTTTGTGAGGTAGGGTCTGGTATAAGACAACAATAATGGCCAACTTTTACACACTCATAAGGTCTTTCTGGGGCCATATGTTGGGTTGGATTTATCGCAATCAATTCTCATCAGCAATAACAATGGAAACACCAAATTTGGACTACACAACCTCAGTGCCTGATTGGAGATGATGTCAGCCATTTGCCAATTTATATCAACCACCCTGTCCACTCTCAAATAAACTCTACTTTGtatcaataaagaaaaaaggtatttggaacttaaaactataaataaaaatgtttattaattaaaaaataaagaaaaaagttagaCAAGATGACCTATATCAATTGCATCTGACACCAACATTCTACAACTGTAGTCTCTCATTTCTCTACTGAGAGGAGAAAAGTAAGGTTCACCGGTTTTTCCTTTAGAACCCAGGTTGGTCACTGCACttcatttgaattcatttttttctctctcatcatTCAGCCCTTTCCTTCATCTTTCATCTCCCCCTCACCATAATTAGCCATGTCCTTTGCAATAAGCTGATCTTCCCATGTTAATTTTTATGAATAATCAGTCTTTGCTATTCCCCACATTGAATGTGGCAAGCATATTAATTTAAGCAGAAGGACTAGAAGTACTGatatggtggaggaaagggaaggggaaaatttCATTCCAAACCAACTCTTGTAAGTCACTGGTAGCAGGAAAGGGCCCTGATAGAATCTAAGATCTATTAAAGTGAACATGTGGTATTGAAACTACCTTTCATTTTTGGACCTCAGGATTTAACACCTAGTCTCTTAGTACTGAAAACACAAAATCTGAATGTTAAAATTatgtgtattattttcctttgtctccAGTGGGTTGAGCACCAGACCTAGGACTAACATGCCGTAGTGAGGATCTACCTTTCtgtcaaaatagaaattgaaaggatctactgatcacctcctgaaagagatcccaaaaggaaaacctccaggaatgttatagccaaattccagagttcccaggtcaaggagaaaatattgcaagcagctagaaaaaaaggaattcaaatattatggagctacaataaagataaaacaagatccagcagcatctacattaaagaaccagagggcatggaatatgatattccacagggcaaagaaactgggaatacagccaagaatcacatacccagcaaaactgatgataatctttcagaggaataaatgggacttcaatgaaaaagaggactttcaggcatttgtgatgaaaagacctgaagtgaatagaaaatttgactttcaaatacaagaccctggaatacaagaccctggagaagcattaaaaggtaaacaggaaaaagaactcatgagggatattaaaagattaaactacttacattcctacatgggaagataatacttcaaactcataagaactttctcagtaaggaattcacaggggacacaggtctgaactgaatatgaagggatgatatctgtaaagcatttattttttgttctttgttaagggatgagaggaatgccctggaagaaagggaaagggagaggtggaagggtacaaagtaacacataaaagaaacaagaaaaagcttatgtagtggaagggaaaatggggaaggagtgggggaatgagtgaggCTTACTGtcattagaattagctcaaagagggaataacataaactcTCAaatgtgtatagtaatatattttgccctgagggaaagtgggaggggaaggggaaaggagtaagagatgaaggaagggaggagagattgggggaggggacagtaaaaagcaaaacacttttgaggagagatagggtgaaagaagatagaaaatagagtaaatatcaaggagaaggaataggatgaagggtaatacagttagaaatagtaactatgaaagaaatgatgaacaagatgctatcagaaggacatatgaaaaatgcaaaccatcaacagaggaagaattgatggtatttgaatacagattgaagtataattttatttgttcctctttttaaagttattctgtctattttcttccacaacttgagtaatgtgaagatgcttggcataattgcacatgtatgacttatattgaattgcttgattccatagggagagttgaggagggagggaggaagaaaatttagaatacaaaatttttaaaaaatcaatgtgaagaaatgataagcaggtggatttctgagaaacctggaaggacttacatggactgatgctgagggatattagcagaaccaagagtacaTTGTATacactatcaacaacattgtgtgttgatcaactgtgatagacttgactcttctcagcaatacaatggtccaagatatttcaaaggactcatgatagaaaatactctccaaatccagaaaaaaaagaactgtggaatctagatgcagattgcaccatactatctctactatttttgttttacttttatgaggttttccccttttgctctgattcttcattcacaccatgactaatgaggaaatatgtttaatgtgattgtacatatataacccatatcagagtgcttgctgtcttgggatggggggagggaggggagggagggagaaagatttgaaactagaaatcttatagaaacaaattttgaaaactatctctacatgtaactagaaaataataaaatactatattaaaaaataaaataaaatagaaagttatATGCTATCAGACACAAAAACCCTATTACGTAGTTTTAGAATCATTGCTCATGTTACCAAAGgctggagctagaaaggacctcagagaccatcttgttcaaccctttcatttttcaaatgaagaaactgatccatgaaggttaagtgacttgcccaaggttcacaTATGAGCATCAGAAGCAGTATTTTTTttagaagcagtatttgaacccaagtcctttgattccagaGTCACTGGATTTTCATTGGTGCCATGCTTCTTCCATTAAGTGTTTTCTATAAATATACCTTCTAAAGGAGGTCCAGTTGAGAGTTTGTTGGAAAGTATCTATGTCAAATGcaaaatctctctccctctctctctctctctctctctctctctctctctctctctctctctctctctctgtctcttgaatCTATGGTTCTATGAGTGGATCTAAATCACATAAGCTACAAAAAGAAACTATATTTCTAGGAACACTACCATCTGTTTTCAACATAAAATAATTCCATGCCCACAATATACACTTCATTACTCAAACCTACTATAGTTAATTTCATCACACACTGGGGATCTATGAACTGAATCTAatgctgaaaaataaaatgttgtttaGAGATATTATTATgcaaaaaattacaaattataaaTTATTCAATTGTGATTTAAGCTATACTTGAACTGTCCGATACATTGTGAAAAGTAAAACTAACCAAGTAACAATAAAACTCAGagacttaaaacacacacacacatacacactcttatatacatatatgtatatattttaaatgattcgACCTGGAGACAGCCACCCCTACTTTTCCAAGCATAACTTAGAAAGAATACAATTCCTTTAATATTTCCAAAAGAAATGAACCATCacaccacctgacacctatcagattggctaatatgacaaaaaaaagggaaataacaaatgttggagaagctgtggaaaaattggaacactaatgcattgttggtggagctgtgaactgatccaaccattctggaaagcaatttggaattatgcacaaagggctataaagctgtgcataccctttgacccagtaataccattattgggtcttttccccaaagagatgataaaaaagggaaaaggacccacatgtacaaaaatatttatagctgctcttttggtggtggcaaggaattggaaattgaggagatgcccatcagttggggagtggctgaacaagttatggtatatgaatgtaatggaattctattgtgctgtaagaaatgatgagcaggaggagttcagagaaacctggaaggacttgcatgaactgatgatgagtgagatgagcaaaaccagaacattgtacacaatatcatcaacattatatgttgatcgaCTATgataaacttgattcttctcagcaatacaatggtccaagatagttccaaaggactcatgatgaaaaatgatctccaaattcagaaagaaagaaaaaagaactgtggaatatggatgcagattgaaccatactatttctcttgtttttggtgctgttgtttttcttttttgaggttttttcctttttgctctgattcttctcttataacatgactaatgcagaaatatgtttaatgttattgtacatatataacctatatcagattacttgctgtcttggggaggggggaagggagggagaaaaatttgaaactagaaattgttaaaggctaaaattctagctaaactgtctaaaatatctaatgagtggttgccaataaattataagctttagcaagagttagacttttaagcatttattaaggagaataagagtttggtaaagagagagaaaggcctagattcctatctattaaagggagagcacatttctagctccactctccaccagagtccaaaggaaagagcgtgagaccgagccgccagtctcttccttcctcctcccacttcctgatgccaaagaaaagactcttggtcttgccctcaaagaccttcgcttcatgggcggaactcttctacagtaagtctccagcaggtagcatcattccaatcgttacaaaatcttataaaaacaaatgctgaaaactatctctacatataactggaaaataataaaaaatacttttataataataatgttttaaaaagaaatgaaccaTCAGGTAAAAAATGGTTTATTTCTTAaatggtcatcttttttttttttttttagtgaggcaatgggggttaagtgacttgcccagggtcacacagctagtaagtgtatgttaagtgtctgaggctgcatttgaactcaggtactcctgactccagggccagtgctctatccactgtcccacctagctgccccccaaatggtCATCTTCTTAAGGATGTGAAAACAAGGACACCAGAAAAATACCCTCAGCCATAGGATAGCCAAGGAATTTATCCCCCTCCTCCTCTATGGAATATTCTTCATATTCCCCTGCTCTTCATCTGCCTTTTCATTTTCTGACCAATAGACAGTAATAGATTCTGTCCAggatcctcctttttcttcttcctttggtcCACTGTGGCTTCTCCATCAAGGACCAAGGCAGCAGCCATTGCCTTCCTAAGAGAGCATGAATAAGGACTCAGTGGCTGGTTACTTTTCCCTGTAGGCATGGGATCCTCCATAATAATGCTGATTGATCCTAGCTAAGTCTTGAGGAGTGTTTGTGCTAAAGGTAAGTTCTCAATCCACACATCACACAGCTTCTCTTTTAGTGGTGCTGGGCAACAGACACcccctgaaaggaaaaaaaaacacacaccataTCTATCAATTAGGTAACTAATATTGTGGGgtacctgaaagaaaaaaatagaaaattcagtttcttcaagtaCTAATCTAAGATACAACACTTCTTTGGCACAGTGATCCTGGGAAAAGTACAATCCATTTCTGAGTCTTAGTCTATTGGGATTAAAATGTCACATATAGTACTTGATAATAGAATTAAACAGCATCTCAGGCTTTATCTAATCTACCTGCTACCCAGATTATCTTCCTTTACAGTTTCCCTGTCAGGAAAATGTCCAGCCATCACTGACATACTACCAGTGATCGAGAATTCTTTACCCTGAGGCAGCCTATTCTGATTTTTGGATAGCTCAAATTATTAGAGCTGAATTTATGTTGAACTGAAATTCATTGCCTTGGGTAACTTTTACTCATTGCTGCTAATTCTGCTGTCTGGGGCCAGGCAGAACTACTTTGCTTCATAAGAAccctttatattattttagtgaggcaattggggttaagtgacttgcccagggttacacagctagtaagtattaagtgtctgaggccggatttgaactcaggtactcctgactccagggctgatgctctatccactgtgccacctagctgccccaccctttaaatatttgaatgaatgaatgaaaagaaattattaagcGCTAACAttctaggcattgtgttaagtacaggagatacaaacacaaaagagaGATTGTGCCTattctcagagagcttacattctaagaggaGAAAACATGGATGGGAGTAGTGCCTAGGAAATGGTATTTTGGTTTGGAAGAGTAAAGGGATGGTGAACTTAGGGCAATCAACTGAaatggactttcttttttttatcataaaaacattttattattttctagttaaatgtaaagatagttttaacatttgtttttgtaacattttgaattccaaatttttctccctccctttcttccctctgcccccctccaagacagaaagcaatctgatataggttatatatgtacaatcacattaaacacatttctgcattagtcatgttgtgaaagaagaatcagaacaaaagggaaaaccctcaaaaaacaaacaaaaaaaatagaaagagtatgatccaatcttcattcagattccacagttctttttttctggatgtggagagcattttccatcatgagtcctttggaatggtcttggatcattgtattgctgagaagagctaagtcattcacagttgatcatcccacaatgttgctgttactgtgtacaatgttttcctggttctactcacttcactcagcatcagtccacttaagtctttccaggtttttctgaaatctgcctgctcatcatttcttatagaactatagtattccattacattcatataccacaatttgattggccattccccaattgatgggcatctcctcgatttcctgttctttgctaccacaaagagaactgctataaatatttttgtacatgtgagtccttttcccttttttatgatctctttgggatacagacccagtagtggtattactgggtcaaagagtatgcacaaccccatagccctttgggcatagttccaaattgctctccagaatggttggatcagttcagaactccaccagtaattcattagtgtttcaatgttcccacagcttctccaacatttattattttcctttttgtcatattagccaatctgataggtatgaggtggtacctcagagttgttttaatttgcatttttctaatcaatagtgatttagagcattttttcatatggcaatagatagctttgatttcttcatcttaaaatgacctattcatatcttttgaccatttctcaactggggaatgatttacattcttataaatttgatttagttccttatatattttagaaatgaggccttatcagaaacactggttgtaaaaattgtttctcagatttctgcttcccttctaatattggctacattgcttctttttgtacaa
This window contains:
- the LOC122750099 gene encoding 40S ribosomal protein S13-like, with product MGRMHAPGKGLSQSSLPYCRSVPTWLKLTSEDVKEQIYKLAKKGLTPSQIGVILRYSHGVAQVRFVTGNKILRILKSKGLSPDLPEDLSHLINKAVAVPKHLERNRKDKESKLRLILNESRIHRLAHYYKTKRVFPRNWKYESSTASALVA